Proteins encoded together in one Telopea speciosissima isolate NSW1024214 ecotype Mountain lineage chromosome 4, Tspe_v1, whole genome shotgun sequence window:
- the LOC122658664 gene encoding autophagy-related protein 2: protein MFPWNIAKSADAMFSRWAIKRVCKFLLKKKLGQFILGDIDLEHLDVQLGAGTIQLSDLALNVDFINQKLSASTVIVKEGSIGSLLVKLPWKGESCRIEVDELELVLGPLVGDNVLAGAETNLYSQDCKQSGNHGMESLEHEMVNNASTSTSLDVHEGVKTIAKMVKWLLTSFNVKIRKLIVAFDPGSRGEMNARSQTTLVLRVIETECGTAVNPDIEAESFLGMTRLTNFIKFKGAVVELLHMDDVDNQIQLQCASGSCPSNVTTPILTGESGGFSGTLNLSIPWKNGSLDIRKVDADVTIEPLELRFQPSTIKWIICLWESLKNLGTDGRSHMNYKAKDSTSTPPFQGHSSTSLVSAAVATDKLMPTNESFPGDFCYVTSQDTAAEALLPGSKVIPDWVPLSTNKDQGERSGAEIDYGASIDQFFECFDGLRNSQSALGNSGIWNLTCSVFSAITAASSLASGSLNIPTDQKHVETNLKATVAGISLILSFHGEEQKHECDHKSLHYLGAKCGDVDLFLQNSPQEMKFEAIVKHIELDDYFNQGNEAVGCGFTENSIHKQILFIQHLQEEVQGALPPFPLAANDPVTQRAASSMSGINSGTILKDDLVKVKLLKTSSVDHFHFTVNSTYSNDGLKGSVHFSVELPPFIFWVNFNLLNMIFDLLDQVGFSETNNADKCFGTKEFSEQHDSSCHGGMKEGTTPYVTTLPQKGNLRGSILIPNARIFLCFPFKCKGDFGCYTSWDRFIAIDFCPRVSKEKIQNGGPKGYFSGASGSIHLNFGNIFLYLINSCKDATGSNSFIQKHAFSAQKVFSVTSRRGRYPGVIMSWQEGPVTGPWIAKKAQSLATAQCSMSRNKVMDCGSEFASVTTLKDLENTHSHTRQEMILSSAFFLHFDLTSVSIHLNSSQYKDLHCLLTQVLDGLSFVASDNSAAPCDTPRREASASQVSILAECDSVEILIDVDRAEDIKSSLQTELPGSWLSLKLKVQRFELLSVSNIGGISGAKFVWMGHNEGELWGSITGAPSQELLLISCSNTTIGRGDGEGANVLSSGSAGTTVVHLWDPHSFQCITSITIRSSTIVAPGGRLDWLNSISYFFSLPSDETEQTLKESFEDDSPYQTTFAFNLVDVALSYEPHIKNLMTSEELGELYVACLFAAASLNISNQTVSNSMDNDYKIRVQDLGLLLCALSGSENAKSTYSVEHLRKMGYVKVAGEALVEATLRTNCKNGLLWEVECSESHISLETCHDTTSGLLRLVAQLQQLFAPDVEESVVHLQTRWNNVQLAHDRDEIISETIISNGGSASSPPQNYASSLDSNRGSSVVGLMDEICEDAFNLNKIRTSTCNTCGSQFCISLDGALLGDGCNLDICHARDLSHSLSFNESMSGLGVESTHASSLQGECFPEFREGYYLSDLCPLSDLSTSNQSLPQNLERKSSNAGQDSGNGNSGWYQDTSLIILENHISDASDHPEEYKFVGGELPSTSSDGLCKARGRVLLKKIDVRWRMYAGTDWHDSGRSVQLTTNTTNTSGRDATVCLEIELCKMDLRYDMFPDGEISMSKLSLSVQDFHIFDSSKNAPWKLVLGDYHSKDRPRESSAKAFRLDLEAVRPDPFTPLEEYRLSIALLPMLVHLHQDQLDFLINFFGGKVSSVDQSPNMAQDFDGSRISPEKTSRFGGRAIAEEALLPYFQKFDILPVLVRVDYSPCRVDLAALRSGRYVELVNLVPWKGIELHLKHVHAVGVYGWNRVCETIVGEWLEDISQNQIHKFLKGIPTVRSLLAVGSGATKLVSLPVKNYKKDHRLLKGMQRGAIAFLRSISLEAVGLGVHLAAGAHDILLQTEYILTSIPPSAPLSMRSRLKSNIRSNQPKDAQQGIQQAYESLSDGLEKTASALVGTPLKTYQRGAGAGSALASAVCAAPGAAIAPATAAAGAVHYALLGVRNSLDPEHKKESIEKYLGPTQPREHS from the exons ATGTTTCCTTGGAACATTGCTAAGTCTGCAGACGCCATGTTTTCTCGTTGGGCCATCAAGCGCGTTTGCAAATTCCtcttgaagaagaaattggggcAATTCATCTTAGGAGACATCGACCTTGAGCACCTCGACGTGCAGCTTGGTGCCGGCACTATCCAGCTCAGCGACCTCGCTCTTAACGTTGATTTCATAAACCAGAAG TTGAGTGCATCGACAGTCATTGTAAAAGAAGGATCAATTGGTTCTCTGTTGGTTAAACTTCCTTGGAAGGGAGAAAGTTGTCGAATTGAAGTGGATGAACTTGAGCTTGTGCTTGGTCCACTTGTGGGAGACAATGTTCTAGCTGGAGCTGAAACAAATTTGTACAGTCAAGATTGCAAGCAGTCTGGGAATCATGGCATGGAAAGCCTTGAACATGAAATGGTCAACAATGCTTCCACATCTACTTCCCTTGATGTACATGAAGGAGTTAAGACCATTGCCAAGATGGTAAAATGGTTGCTTACAAGCTTCAACgtaaaaataagaaaactaaTTGTTGCATTTGATCCCGGTTCAAGGGGAGAAATGAATGCAAGATCTCAAACAACATTAGTGCTTCGGGTTATAGAAACAGAATGTGGAACTGCTGTAAATCCTGACATAGAAGCTGAGAGCTTTCTTGGGATGACTAGACTAACAAACTTCATAAAGTTTAAGGGAGCAGTAGTTGAGCTTCTTCACATGGATGATGTTGATAATCAGATACAGCTTCAATGTGCTTCAGGAAGCTGTCCTTCCAATGTTACAACTCCAATATTGACAGGGGAAAGTGGTGGATTCTCTGGGACCCTGAACCTGAGTATACCTTGGAAGAATGGATCTTTGGATATTAGGAAAGTGGACGCTGATGTTACTATTGAACCTTTGGAGTTGAGATTTCAGCCTAGTACCATTAAATGGATAATTTGCTTATGGGAATCTCTCAAGAATTTGGGAACAGATGGCAGGAGTCATATGAATTATAAGGCTAAAGACTCGACTTCCACTCCACCGTTTCAGGGTCATTCTTCCACTTCCTTGGTGTCTGCTGCAGTAGCTACGGACAAGTTGATGCCAACCAATGAAAGTTTCCCGGGAGATTTCTGCTATGTAACAAGCCAAGATACAGCAGCAGAGGCTTTGCTTCCTGGATCAAAAGTTATACCAGATTGGGTGCCGTTGTCCACCAACAAAGACCAGGGAGAGAGATCAGGAGCAGAAATAGATTATGGGGCAAG CATAGATCAGTTTTTTGAATGCTTTGATGGACTGAGGAATTCTCAGTCAGCATTGGGCAACAGCGGTATATGGAATTTGACTTGTTCTGTTTTCAGTGCAATAACTGCTGCATCCAGCCTTGCTTCTGGATCATTGAATATCCCTACTG ATCAGAAGCATGTCGAGACAAACCTAAAGGCAACTGTTGCTGGGATTTCTCTGATACTTTCTTTCCATGGTGAAGAGCAGAAGCATGAATGTGATCACAAAAGTCTACACTATCTAGGTGCTAAATGTGGAGATGTGGATCTTTTTTTGCAG AATTCTCCTCAAGAAATGAAGTTCGAAGCAATTGTGAAGCATATTGAGCTTGATGATTACTTCAATCAAGGGAACGAGGCTGTGGGTTGTGGCTTTACTGAGAATAGCATTCACAAACAGATTCTCTTCATCCAGCATCTTCAGGAAGAAGTTCAAGGTGCTCTCCCTCCATTTCCTTTGGCTGCCAATGATCCTGTTACACAAAGAGCGGCTAGTAGCATGAGTGGAATTAATTCTGGAACCATCCTCAAGGATGATTTAGTCAAGGTTAAATTGCTGAAAACTTCAAGTGTCGACCATTTCCATTTTACAGTGAATTCAACTTACTCAAATGACGGTCTGAAGGGTTCAGTGCATTTCTCCGTGGAGCTTCCCCCATTCATTTTCTGGGTGAACTTTAATTTGTTAAATATGATTTTTGATCTCTTGGATCAAGTTGGATTTTCTGAAACCAATAACGCAGACAAATGTTTTGGGACAAAGGAATTTAGCGAGCAGCATGACTCTTCATGTCATGGGGGCATGAAAGAAGGTACTACTCCGTATGTTACAACACTGCCTCAAAAAGGAAATCTCCGAGGAAGTATATTAATCCCCAATGCAAGGATTTTTTTATGCTTCCCTTTTAAATGTAAGGGGGATTTTGGATGCTACACTTCCTGGGATCGGTTTATTGCAATTGACTTCTGTCCACGAGTGAGCaaggaaaaaattcaaaatggagGTCCGAAGGGATATTTTTCTGGGGCTTCTGGTTCCATCCACTTGAATTTTGggaatatttttctttatttaatcaATTCTTGTAAAGATGCTACTGGCAGTAACTCATTTATACAGAAGCATGCCTTCTCTGCTCAGAAGGTTTTCTCTGTAACCAGCAGGAGAGGTCGTTATCCTGGTGTTATTATGTCTTGGCAGGAGGGTCCTGTGACTGGTCCTTGGATAGCGAAGAAAGCTCAGTCTTTAGCCACAGCCCAGTGTTCAATGAGTAGAAATAAAGTGATGGATTGTGGTTCTGAATTTGCATCTGTAACCACTTTGAAGGATCTGGAGAATACACATTCTCATACACGACAAGAGATGATTTTGAGCTCTGCATTTTTCCTGCATTTCGATCTTACTTCTGTTTCAATCCACCTTAACAGTTCTCAGTATAAAGATTTACATTGCCTTCTAACTCAGGTTTTAGATGGTTTATCATTTGTGGCCAGTGATAACAGTGCTGCTCCGTGTGACACTCCAAGGAGAGAAGCTTCTGCTTCTCAAGTATCGATCCTTGCTGAATGTGATTCTGTTGAAATACTAATTGATGTGGATAGGGCGGAGGATATAAAATCTTCATTGCAGACGGAACTTCCAGGCTCCTGGCTTAGTTTAAAACTGAAAGTTCAAAGGTTTGAGTTGTTATCTGTTTCAAATATTGGAGGAATTAGTGGTGCCAAATTTGTTTGGATGGGTCACAATGAAGGTGAACTGTGGGGTTCAATCACAGGGGCTCCATCTCAGGAGCTTCTGTTAATCTCTTGTAGCAACACTACGATTGGACGTGGTGATGGAGAGGGTGCCAATGTATTATCCTCAGGTTCTGCTGGTACTACTGTTGTGCACCTTTGGGATCCACATAGTTTCCAATGTATCACATCTATAACCATCAGAAGCAGCACAATAGTTGCACCGGGTGGTCGCTTGGATTGGTTGAATTCCATATCCTACTTTTTCAGCTTACCATCTGATGAGACAGAGCAAACACTCAAGGAATCATTTGAAGATGACTCACCTTATCAAACAACTTTTGCTTTTAACTTGGTAGATGTTGCTTTGAGTTATGAGCCCCACATAAAAAATTTGATGACCAGTGAAGAGTTGGGAGAACTGTATGTGGCATGTCTGTTTGCTGCTGCTTCATTGAATATTTCTAATCAAACTGTGTCAAATTCTATGGACAATGATTACAAAATTAGGGTGCAAGATCTAGGGCTTCTTCTTTGTGCATTATCTGGATCCGAGAATGCCAAAAGCACCTATAGTGTGGAACATCTTCGCAAGATGGGTTATGTTAAAGTGGCTGGGGAGGCTCTTGTTGAAGCAACGTTGAGAACAAACTGTAAGAATGGCCTCCTATGGGAAGTAGAATGTTCTGAATCTCATATTAGCCTGGAGACCTGCCATGACACAACATCGGGTCTTCTTCGTTTGGTTGCTCAACTGCAGCAGCTTTTTGCACCTGATGTGGAGGAATCAGTTGTGCATTTGCAGACTAGGTGGAATAATGTTCAGCTGGCACATGATAGGGATGAGATAATTTCTGAGACAATAATCTCCAATGGTGGTTCTGCCTCATCaccacctcaaaattatgcttcAAGTCTAGACTCAAACCGTGGTTCTTCTGTGGTGGGTCTGATGGATGAGATATGTGAGGATGCATTTAATCTTAACAAGATCAGGACAAGCACATGTAATACCTGTGGGTCACAATTCTGTATTTCTCTTGATGGAGCTCTGCTTGGAGATGGTTGTAATTTAGATATCTGTCATGCTCGAGATTTATCACATAGTTTGTCCTTCAATGAATCAATGTCTGGACTAGGAGTGGAAAGCACTCATGCATCATCCTTACAGGGAGAATGTTTTCCAGAATTTAGAGAAGGCTATTACTTATCTGACTTATGCCCTCTTTCGGATTTATCTACAAGCAACCAGTCATTGCCTCAGAATCTTGAACGCAAATCAAGCAATGCGGGACAAGATAGTGGAAATGGAAATAGTGGATGGTATCAGGATACCTCACTGATAATTTTAGAAAACCACATTTCAGATGCAAGTGACCATCCTGAAGAATATAAATTCGTAGGAGGTGAGCTTCCATCTACGAGTTCTGATGGACTCTGCAAGGCAAGGGGAAGAGTGCTTCTCAAGAAAATTGATGTGAGGTGGCGAATGTATGCCGGGACCGACTGGCATGACTCAGGGAGGAGCGTTCAGCTTACCACGAATACCACAAATACAAGTGGAAGAGATGCTACTGTTTGTTTAGAGATTGAATTATGTAAGATGGATCTTCGGTATGACATGTTTCCTGATGGTGAAATATCCATGTCAAAACTTTCTCTTTCAGTTCAGGATTTCCATATTTTTGATAGCAGCAAGAATGCGCCCTGGAAGTTG GTGTTAGGAGATTATCATTCAAAGGATCGTCCTAGAGAGTCATCTGCCAAAGCATTCAGGTTGGATTTGGAAGCTGTCAGGCCAGATCCTTTTACTCCTCTTGAGGAGTACCG GTTAAGCATCGCATTACTTCCTATGCTAGTGCATCTTCATCAAGACCAACTTGATTTTCTAATCAACTTCTTTGGGGGTAAGGTATCATCAGTGGACCAGTCTCCGAATATGGCTCAGGATTTTGATGGGTCAAGAATATCTCCAGAGAAAACTAGTCGCTTTGGAGGCCGTGCTATTGCAGAGGAGGCATTGCTTCCTTATTTCCAG AAATTTGACATATTGCCAGTTCTTGTTCGGGTAGACTATAGTCCCTGCCGAGTTGATCTAGCAGCATTACGAAGTGGGAGATATGTAGAACTTGTTAACCTGGTTCCCTGGAAG GGGATTGAGCTACATCTAAAGCATGTCCATGCTGTTGGTGTATATGGCTGGAACAGAGTCTGTGAAACCATAGTGGGGGAATGGTTGGAAGATATTTCTCAAAACCAG ATTCATAAATTTTTGAAAGGCATTCCTACGGTACGGTCATTGCTTGCTGTTGGTTCTGGTGCCACTAAGCTGGTTTCTTTGCCAGTCAAGAACTACAAGAAGGATCACAGATTACTCAAGGGAATGCAAAGAG GTGCAATTGCATTTCTTAGAAGTATTTCACTTGAAGCTGTTGGACTAGGAGTACATTTGGCTGCTGGAGCACATGACATCCTACTCCAGACGGAATATATTCTCACAAGTATTCCCCCTTCTGCACCTTTGTCTATGAGAAGCAGACTTAAGTCAAATATAAGATCTAATCAGCCCAAAGATGCCCAACAAGGAATCCAACAG